A DNA window from Actinomadura coerulea contains the following coding sequences:
- a CDS encoding CAP domain-containing protein, translating to MRDLVAGGNLALPGGAISIEVPGPFDLSALITGDDRKVSGDHDFVFYNQPSAPGARLGAGAVVVDPARLRAGASRVTVVISAADPGTPLSRLPAPALRAVGSGGAVVARFSPPRPATETVLLLVEIYRRGDQWKLRAIGQGYADGLAGLARDFGVDVTDDGAQAPPPPPAMPPPPPAMPPPPPAVSRPALPPVSVGHLRSFAHEVDSRRARNGLLPVTLDGRLTAAAQAHAAVMAAQRRLDADGPDGRSVFDQVTQHGYVYLTIDEQFVSGPRSLEEFTRYHLDGGQHVNALRNGELRDVGIGHAAGRGRDRDLYWTILWATPFSPAGRSRFAAEVVSLTNAHRAAHGLRPLADDPRLTAAAQAYSEDMAVRRFYSHTSPEGTQPWDRARAAGSTHLGIGENIACGQRSPAEVVQGWMDSPGHRANILKPDFTHIGVGFQGGGTAGTYWTQLFGSV from the coding sequence ATGCGCGATCTGGTGGCCGGGGGGAATCTGGCGCTGCCCGGCGGTGCGATCTCGATCGAGGTGCCGGGGCCGTTCGACCTGTCCGCGCTGATCACCGGGGACGACCGGAAGGTGAGCGGCGACCACGACTTCGTCTTCTACAACCAGCCCTCCGCTCCGGGCGCCCGCCTGGGAGCCGGGGCCGTCGTGGTGGATCCGGCGCGGCTGCGGGCCGGGGCCAGCCGGGTCACGGTGGTCATCAGCGCGGCCGATCCCGGGACTCCGCTGAGCCGCCTGCCCGCCCCCGCGCTGCGGGCCGTCGGGAGCGGCGGCGCGGTGGTGGCCCGGTTCAGCCCGCCGCGCCCGGCGACGGAGACCGTCCTGCTCCTCGTGGAGATCTACCGGCGCGGAGACCAGTGGAAGCTGCGCGCCATCGGCCAGGGGTACGCCGACGGCCTGGCCGGGCTCGCCCGCGACTTCGGCGTCGACGTCACCGACGACGGCGCCCAGGCCCCTCCCCCGCCTCCGGCCATGCCGCCACCACCTCCGGCCATGCCGCCCCCGCCGCCGGCCGTCTCCCGTCCCGCCCTGCCGCCGGTCTCGGTCGGGCATCTGAGGTCGTTCGCGCACGAGGTCGACTCCCGGCGGGCCCGGAACGGGCTGCTGCCCGTCACGCTGGACGGGCGGCTCACCGCGGCCGCGCAGGCGCACGCCGCCGTGATGGCCGCGCAGCGCCGGCTCGACGCCGACGGACCGGACGGCAGGTCGGTCTTCGACCAGGTCACCCAGCACGGCTACGTCTATCTGACCATCGACGAGCAGTTCGTGTCCGGTCCGCGCTCGCTGGAGGAGTTCACCCGGTACCACCTGGACGGCGGGCAGCACGTAAACGCCCTCCGCAACGGGGAGCTGCGCGACGTCGGCATCGGCCACGCGGCCGGAAGGGGCCGTGACCGCGACCTGTACTGGACGATCCTGTGGGCGACGCCGTTCTCCCCGGCCGGCCGGTCGCGCTTCGCCGCCGAGGTCGTCTCGCTCACCAACGCCCACCGCGCCGCCCACGGCCTCCGGCCGCTCGCCGACGATCCGCGGCTGACCGCGGCCGCCCAGGCGTACAGCGAGGACATGGCCGTCCGCCGCTTCTACTCCCACACCTCCCCGGAGGGGACGCAGCCCTGGGACCGCGCCCGCGCCGCGGGCTCCACGCACCTCGGCATCGGCGAGAACATCGCGTGCGGCCAGCGCTCCCCCGCCGAGGTCGTCCAGGGCTGGATGGACAGCCCCGGGCACCGCGCCAACATCCTCAAGCCCGACTTCACCCATATAGGGGTCGGCTTCCAGGGGGGCGGAACCGCGGGCACCTACTGGACGCAGCTGTTCGGTTCCGTGTAG
- a CDS encoding trehalose-phosphatase: protein MHEESHVLTFRTRDGEKAWEAFSRNPGRAVIMLDGDGTMWEIVKYPTMPNVDPRYRPVLDRLIAQTGVTGMLTGRSVEQVRSFGLLGEGLQVLGQFGCEWWHHGRLTLPVERPATLDVVDAMLPEVFAKAGLADASIEDVKSHFRAIHYAAGTDDTTVAALVAGLTHLAAKTGLVCLPGHNVIELGPETNKRDALAWFVAALPWEPSVVLYAGDSEPDLAAFDVLDGLRSQGVPTLKVGTSDNTAVKARSDLLVRGPLGTLSMLLRLCALTSR from the coding sequence ATGCACGAAGAAAGCCACGTGCTCACGTTCCGCACGAGGGATGGCGAGAAGGCCTGGGAGGCCTTCTCGCGGAACCCCGGGCGGGCCGTCATCATGCTGGACGGGGACGGGACGATGTGGGAGATCGTCAAGTACCCGACCATGCCGAACGTCGACCCCCGGTACCGCCCGGTGCTCGACAGGCTCATCGCGCAGACCGGCGTCACGGGCATGCTCACCGGACGATCGGTCGAGCAGGTCCGGAGCTTCGGTCTCCTCGGCGAGGGGCTCCAGGTGCTCGGTCAGTTCGGCTGCGAGTGGTGGCACCACGGCCGGCTCACCCTGCCGGTCGAGCGCCCGGCCACGCTGGACGTGGTCGACGCGATGCTGCCCGAGGTGTTCGCGAAGGCCGGTCTGGCCGACGCGAGCATCGAGGACGTGAAGTCCCACTTCCGTGCCATCCACTACGCGGCCGGCACGGACGACACCACGGTGGCCGCCCTGGTCGCCGGCCTCACCCACCTGGCCGCCAAGACCGGCCTGGTGTGCCTGCCCGGTCACAACGTGATCGAGCTGGGCCCGGAGACCAACAAGAGGGACGCCCTCGCCTGGTTCGTCGCCGCCCTCCCATGGGAGCCCTCCGTGGTTCTCTACGCGGGCGACAGCGAGCCGGACCTGGCGGCCTTCGACGTCCTGGACGGACTCCGGTCGCAGGGCGTCCCCACTCTCAAGGTGGGAACGTCCGACAACACCGCCGTGAAGGCGCGCTCCGACCTGCTCGTGCGCGGCCCACTGGGCACGCTCTCGATGCTGCTGCGGCTGTGCGCCCTGACGTCGCGGTGA
- a CDS encoding DMT family transporter: MALGGADRLSSASGKALLDERLIGANGLQMHQATALEATFGGLLLLLRLFFWKISGKGGDDRPATEMPARSRRVLSLMTLGVIGGDKALLFAALLFIPFSVTGGIYYTVPLIIPVIAGFRSGRRGRAALLTLFAGAAAVGVGLLVQQDGPATGSSYPLGVICALGAGGLRTLYLPVTDRLIKGAGRYYTEKVIAWSTLSVGVLAGGIVMLTGGLAFLNWQLVLWAMVVGLLNNTLPRIIQMPARELAGDAVYSVFLTASPLIATLVGLAFLDTRLIPIQWAGVVVITVAAAAVAQMSFSLRDRNHAPLIELSSATPEAILQHALEERAKILETLERLTQEYGACE, from the coding sequence GTGGCGCTCGGAGGCGCGGACCGGCTCAGCTCCGCGTCCGGCAAGGCCCTCCTGGACGAGAGGCTGATCGGCGCGAACGGTCTGCAGATGCACCAGGCGACGGCGCTGGAGGCGACCTTCGGCGGGCTCCTGCTCCTGCTCCGCCTCTTCTTCTGGAAGATCTCGGGGAAGGGCGGAGACGATAGGCCGGCCACCGAGATGCCGGCGCGGTCGCGGCGGGTCCTGTCCCTCATGACGCTCGGAGTGATCGGCGGCGACAAGGCGCTGCTGTTCGCGGCGCTGCTGTTCATCCCCTTCAGCGTCACCGGAGGGATCTACTACACCGTCCCGCTCATCATCCCCGTCATCGCGGGGTTCAGGAGCGGGAGAAGGGGGCGCGCCGCTCTCCTCACGCTCTTCGCGGGGGCCGCAGCGGTCGGCGTGGGCCTGCTCGTCCAGCAGGACGGGCCGGCCACGGGGAGCAGCTACCCGCTCGGCGTGATCTGCGCCCTCGGCGCGGGCGGCCTGCGGACCCTGTACCTTCCCGTCACCGACCGCCTCATCAAGGGCGCGGGCCGGTACTACACGGAGAAGGTGATCGCCTGGTCGACGCTGTCCGTCGGCGTGCTCGCCGGCGGCATCGTCATGCTCACCGGGGGCCTCGCCTTCCTGAACTGGCAGCTCGTCCTCTGGGCGATGGTGGTGGGTCTGCTGAACAACACCCTGCCCCGCATCATCCAGATGCCGGCGAGGGAGCTCGCGGGCGACGCCGTGTACTCGGTGTTCCTCACCGCGAGTCCGCTGATCGCCACGCTCGTCGGCCTGGCCTTCCTCGACACGCGGCTGATCCCGATCCAGTGGGCCGGGGTCGTCGTCATCACGGTGGCCGCGGCAGCGGTCGCCCAGATGAGCTTCAGCCTCAGGGACCGGAACCACGCACCGCTCATCGAGCTGTCGTCGGCCACCCCCGAGGCCATCCTGCAGCACGCTCTGGAGGAGCGCGCCAAGATCCTGGAGACGCTCGAAAGGCTGACCCAGGAGTACGGGGCCTGCGAGTAG
- a CDS encoding ABC transporter ATP-binding protein encodes MLSADDLTVSYDRTPVVRGVSLTVPEGSGGVAVIGESGSGKTTIARALLGLVKPEQGRVLFRDRDITRLDRAGRALYRSEVQPVFQDGSEALDPRMRIGASISEALRIRRRRAGGEPAGKDGDLPSVTELLTDVGLDPSLAGRRPHQLSGGQRQRVVIARALAVDPRLLVLDEPTSALDVTVQAHVLDLLAGLRDEHGLSYLLITHNLAIVDRLCDTVHVLFAGRIVESGPIGTVLGTPAHPYTAALRDAVPRLGATHRAAGASDALAAAEGCPFRHRCPIAVDRCATEDPRLLPLTDGHSVACHEAVPVKTDDTRTGADV; translated from the coding sequence ATGCTCAGCGCGGACGACCTCACCGTCAGCTACGACCGGACCCCGGTGGTCCGCGGCGTCTCCCTCACGGTGCCGGAGGGCTCCGGCGGGGTCGCCGTCATCGGGGAGAGCGGATCCGGCAAGACCACCATCGCGCGGGCGCTGCTCGGCCTGGTCAAGCCCGAGCAGGGCCGGGTGCTGTTCCGCGACCGCGACATCACCCGGCTGGACCGGGCGGGGCGGGCGCTCTACCGGTCCGAGGTCCAGCCGGTGTTCCAGGACGGCAGCGAGGCCCTCGACCCCCGGATGCGCATCGGCGCCTCGATCTCCGAGGCGCTGCGGATCCGGCGGCGCCGCGCCGGCGGCGAGCCCGCGGGGAAGGACGGGGACCTCCCGTCGGTGACGGAGCTGCTCACCGACGTCGGCCTCGATCCTTCCCTCGCCGGGCGCCGGCCCCACCAGCTGTCCGGCGGGCAGCGGCAGCGCGTGGTCATCGCGCGGGCGCTGGCGGTCGACCCGCGGCTGCTCGTCCTGGACGAGCCGACCAGCGCCCTCGACGTCACCGTGCAGGCCCACGTGCTGGACCTGCTGGCGGGGCTGCGGGACGAGCACGGGCTGAGCTACCTGCTGATCACCCACAACCTGGCCATCGTCGACCGGCTCTGCGACACCGTGCACGTCCTGTTCGCCGGGCGGATCGTGGAGTCCGGCCCCATCGGCACGGTGCTCGGGACCCCGGCCCACCCCTACACCGCCGCGCTGCGCGACGCGGTCCCCCGGCTGGGCGCGACGCACCGGGCCGCCGGCGCCTCGGACGCGCTGGCCGCCGCCGAGGGCTGCCCGTTCCGGCACCGCTGCCCGATCGCGGTCGACCGGTGCGCCACCGAGGACCCGCGGCTGCTGCCGCTCACCGACGGGCACAGCGTCGCCTGCCACGAGGCCGTCCCGGTCAAGACCGACGACACCCGGACCGGCGCCGACGTGTGA
- a CDS encoding ABC transporter ATP-binding protein: MKPVLTAENLRVRAGDLLLASLDELSVGPGECAAIVGESGSGKTTALNAMLGLTDGLRVSGRIVVNGTDVVTADERTLSKMRGSVIALVSQSPQASLNPTMRLGALLKRVLARHGLRGAEARERTEEALRSVLLDPGLLRRYPHQVSGGQAQRFAIAMAVALRADVILADEPTSALDVTVQAAVLDLLARLRDEHGIALVFVSHDLAVVSGIADHVVVMRQGHVVEAGPASDVLHSPSAAYTRELLDAVPAIGE, encoded by the coding sequence ATGAAACCGGTGCTCACTGCGGAGAACCTGCGGGTGCGGGCCGGCGACCTGCTGCTGGCCTCGCTCGACGAGCTGAGCGTCGGCCCCGGCGAGTGCGCCGCGATCGTCGGCGAGAGCGGATCGGGCAAGACGACCGCGCTGAACGCGATGCTCGGGCTGACGGACGGGCTGCGGGTCAGCGGGAGGATCGTCGTCAACGGCACCGACGTCGTGACGGCGGACGAGCGCACGCTGTCGAAGATGCGCGGCTCGGTGATCGCCCTGGTCAGCCAGAGCCCGCAGGCGTCCCTCAACCCCACGATGCGGCTCGGGGCACTGCTCAAGAGGGTGCTCGCCCGGCACGGCCTGCGCGGCGCCGAGGCCCGCGAGCGGACCGAGGAGGCGCTGCGCAGCGTCCTGCTCGACCCGGGGCTGCTGCGCCGCTACCCGCACCAGGTCTCCGGCGGCCAGGCGCAGCGCTTCGCCATCGCGATGGCCGTGGCCCTGCGCGCCGACGTCATCCTCGCCGACGAGCCCACCAGCGCACTGGACGTCACCGTGCAGGCCGCCGTCCTGGACCTGCTGGCCCGGTTGCGCGACGAGCACGGCATCGCCCTGGTCTTCGTCTCGCACGACCTGGCCGTCGTGTCCGGCATCGCCGACCACGTCGTCGTCATGCGGCAGGGCCACGTGGTCGAGGCGGGACCGGCCTCCGACGTCCTGCACAGCCCCTCCGCCGCCTACACCCGGGAACTGCTCGACGCAGTCCCCGCGATCGGGGAGTGA
- a CDS encoding ABC transporter permease, with amino-acid sequence MTALDTAPAAPLRDRPVHRVLRAARTDRLAAVGAVVLALIVLAALAAPLLAPYPGDGTDATHPAEALRAPGAEHWFGTDGVGRDMLTRVLYGARTSLTIAVSVLALSAVIGVLLGVVAGYAGGIVRDVIMRITDVFLAFPALLLSVALALVLHPGTQGAIIAITASWWPWYARMSAVAATSIRSRGFIDAARCLGGSRTRIVLRHVLPNSLTPVLVQLSLDAGGVILTAAALSFLGLGPQEPTAEWGLMVQQGQSLFTTNWWVVAFPGLAIVITAFCFNVLGEGMRAALDPRREVTR; translated from the coding sequence GGCTGGCCGCCGTCGGCGCCGTGGTCCTCGCGCTGATCGTCCTCGCGGCGCTCGCGGCCCCGCTGCTGGCGCCCTACCCGGGCGACGGCACCGACGCGACCCACCCGGCCGAGGCGCTGCGGGCGCCCGGCGCCGAACACTGGTTCGGGACGGACGGGGTCGGCCGCGACATGCTCACCCGGGTGCTCTACGGGGCGCGCACCTCGCTGACGATCGCCGTCTCCGTGCTCGCGCTGTCCGCCGTGATCGGCGTGCTGCTCGGCGTCGTCGCCGGCTACGCGGGCGGGATCGTCCGGGACGTGATCATGCGGATCACCGACGTGTTCCTGGCCTTCCCGGCGCTGCTGCTGTCGGTGGCGCTGGCGCTCGTGCTGCACCCGGGGACGCAGGGGGCGATCATCGCCATCACCGCCTCCTGGTGGCCCTGGTACGCCCGGATGAGCGCGGTCGCCGCGACCTCCATCAGGTCGCGCGGCTTCATCGACGCGGCCCGCTGCCTCGGCGGGTCCCGGACGCGGATCGTGCTGCGGCACGTCCTGCCCAACTCGCTGACCCCCGTCCTGGTCCAGTTGTCCCTGGACGCGGGCGGGGTCATCCTCACCGCCGCGGCGCTGTCCTTCCTCGGCCTCGGGCCGCAGGAGCCCACCGCGGAATGGGGGCTGATGGTCCAGCAGGGGCAGAGCCTGTTCACCACGAACTGGTGGGTGGTCGCCTTCCCCGGTCTGGCCATCGTGATCACGGCGTTCTGCTTCAACGTGCTCGGCGAGGGCATGCGAGCCGCCCTCGACCCCCGGCGGGAGGTCACCCGATGA